The following proteins come from a genomic window of Monomorium pharaonis isolate MP-MQ-018 unplaced genomic scaffold, ASM1337386v2 scaffold_266, whole genome shotgun sequence:
- the LOC118648182 gene encoding actin cytoskeleton-regulatory complex protein pan1-like translates to MDGNINMSLDTSRRSRKSTTEVTTEHVAEAKCPVCPRNMQAATQEKVGPSPSKPSKVLRTSATPPPPPPPPPASPSPPPSPSPSPPPPPPPPRGARGGRGGRGGRGGRGGRGGRGGMTRKQINAAVRREMQKERKKSVRCWNVRTTWFCVRFISVRFHRIRRSTTAASTVISAASTVVPTTAASTVVSAASSVVSASNVSVLLSRLLLKEM, encoded by the exons ATGGACGGCAATATCAACATGTCGCTCGACACGTCTCGGCGATCTCGCAAGT CTACAACTGAGGTGACCACCGAGCACGTGGCAGAGGCCAAGTGCCCCGTGTGTCCGCGCAACATGCAAGCAGCGACGCAAGAAAAAGTTGGTCCGTCGCCAAGCAAACCCTCGAAAGTACTCAGAACGTCGGCaacgccaccgccaccgccaccgccaccgccagcGTCACCGTCACCTCCACCGTCACCGTCGCCGTCACctccaccgccaccgccaccgccacgaGGCgcaagaggaggaagaggaggaagaggaggaagaggaggaagaggaggaagaggaggaagaggaggaatgACACGAAAG CAAATCAACGCAGCTGTTAGGAGGGAAATgcaaaaggaaaggaaaaaaagcgTACGCTGTTGGAACGTACGGACAACATGGTTCTGCGTACGTTTCATCAGCGTACGCTTCCACAGGATACGCCGCAGCACCACCGCCGCCTCCACTGTCATATCCGCTGCCTCCACCGTCGTACCTACCACCGCCGCCTCCACCGTCGTATCCGCCGCCTCCAGTGTCGTATCCGCCTCCAATGTATCCGTATTATTATCGcggttattattaaaagagatgtaa